The segment CAGCCAGCAGCAATTTATTGATTCAATTAAAGGATAATCAGGTGGCTCGTGTAACAATGCTGGAAAAACCCGATGGTACATTATATCCCCTTGGAGATATGAAAGAGTCTAAACTGGAGGGATTTCAGTGGCTTGAAGAATTCAGGCCTACCTCCAAATATGATATCTTTTTTACTTCCAGGATTCAAAAACCCGTAAAGGAGAGTAATACAAAGGAGGGCGATACAGGATCTCCCTCCTCCCGGTAAAAACAGGGTGATATGATGATTTCTTAATATTCATCTTCATTAAAGAAAAAATCATCCTTACTTGGATAATCAGGCCAGATGTCCTCTATACTTTCATAGACCTCTCCTTCATCTTCAATTTCCTGTAAATTCTCAATGACTTCCATTGGAGCACCGGAACGAATAGCATAATCAATCAATTCTTCCTTTGTTGCTGGCCAGGGTGCATCTTCTAACTTTGATGCTAATTCAAGCGTCCAATACATAATATAGAAGATTTTTTATGTGTTACTAAAGTTTTGCAAATTTAAAATTAATACGTTAAAAGCAAAACTTTATTATTTGTTTGGATTCCATAATATCTCCTGTACAGTCAAATCTTTCGACAACTTCCTTCAACATTACGCGATAATACTTGTTCACCTTTTTCTTGCTAATTCATTGAATGTTGATTAATAGCCTCATCATCAGGTCAATGGATCGGTTAGCCTTTACTGCTTCACCTCCCACAAAATTATGTTTACTCAGGTGTTTAAATTGAATACGTGATGATATCCCAAGGTATTTGGTTTATACGAACATTTAATTCTCCGGCATTTTAATACCTGATTTTAAAAGTTTCAGGTGAGAGTTCTTTTCTGAAAAAGAGGATTCCCATGTGAAAAAGATCAACGCTTACCTGCACATTTTCATAATCCTGGATCTGATCCCAGGCTGCTTCCATACCAGAGGACCAATGTATATCATCAATGACAATAACGGTGTCGTTATGTACAAAATCCAGTATCAATTCAAAATAATTCAGTGTAGTTTGCTTTTTGTGGTCCCCGTCAATGAAAACCATATCCACTGAGGGCATATGGTCAAGCACCCTGACTAGTTGTACGTCAAACCCTCCATTATAAAGATATACATTTGTAATGCCGAGGGTTTGAAAATTATCCAGTGCTATGCTTAACTTACCCCGCGAAGCTTCTATGCTCCAAACCCTCGCTTTTTCCCATCCGAGGGCCAGATACAAGGTGCTTATACCTACTGAAGTACCCATCTCCAGAATATTAGCAGGCTGTATGTTTCTAACCAGGTAATATAATATCTTACCATATTTATGGGGTACCGAGGAACTTCTTATTATTTTATTCAGCCTGACCCGGTTTGGTTTTTGCCCATATTTTGACCCGGCACCGGCTTCAAATTCACCACAATCTACCACAGTTTTGCTCTTCAGCAGATATTTCCGGAACTTTCTAATACCCTCCAGTACCTTATCATCCTTTTTTGATATCACTTTCCTGTAAAGCTGAAAAATAAAAGGCGAATGCAATCCGTATCCTCTGAAATGCCTGGCAGAAATAAGAAATTGTAAATATTTAAGCCCGAATTTAACCAAAGAAGCAAATGATCTAAAAAAAGCCATCCAAATATGAATTTTCTGTGTGATGAATATTATTTTTATCAAAATTTTAAGGGTTGATGAACGCAACAGTTTTTAACAAAGATATTAAATATCTTCCCGGAGTAGGACCCAAAAGAGCTAAATTATTATCTGAAGAACTTAATATAAGACGTTATGGTGATCTCCTTTATTATTTTCCCTATAAATACATCGATCGCACCCGATTTTACAACATAAAAGATGTTCATCCCGACCTGGCAAACATCCAGATAAAAGGTAAAATTGTGAAATTTGAGCTGGCCGGCAAACCCAACAAAAGAAGACTAATAGGGTATTTTGCAGATGAAACAGGCCTGATCAAACTTGTTTGGTTCAGGGGCATCAACTGGATCAAAAAATCCTATTCCCTGGATAAAGATTATGTGATATTTGGAAAACCCACCGTATTCAATCAGCAAATAAACATCATTCATCCCGAGATAGAATCGCTGGAAGAATATAATTCCAGGATACAACAGG is part of the Bacteroidales bacterium genome and harbors:
- a CDS encoding DUF2795 domain-containing protein, which gives rise to MYWTLELASKLEDAPWPATKEELIDYAIRSGAPMEVIENLQEIEDEGEVYESIEDIWPDYPSKDDFFFNEDEY
- a CDS encoding class I SAM-dependent methyltransferase, with protein sequence MAFFRSFASLVKFGLKYLQFLISARHFRGYGLHSPFIFQLYRKVISKKDDKVLEGIRKFRKYLLKSKTVVDCGEFEAGAGSKYGQKPNRVRLNKIIRSSSVPHKYGKILYYLVRNIQPANILEMGTSVGISTLYLALGWEKARVWSIEASRGKLSIALDNFQTLGITNVYLYNGGFDVQLVRVLDHMPSVDMVFIDGDHKKQTTLNYFELILDFVHNDTVIVIDDIHWSSGMEAAWDQIQDYENVQVSVDLFHMGILFFRKELSPETFKIRY